In Calothrix sp. PCC 7507, one DNA window encodes the following:
- a CDS encoding nitrilase-related carbon-nitrogen hydrolase, whose translation MTANTDNLESFRALALQVTCHAVNQASDRQTARALILKSINRLASQIAASIAFIGSDCRLIVLPEYFLTGFPLGESLAVWAEKACLEIDGAEYEALSKITQKHRIFLAGNAYELDPNFPGLYFQTCFVIDPSGSVVLRYRRLNSMFAPTPHDVWDKYLDCYGLEGVFPVAKTVIGNLAALASEEILYPEVARCLAMRGAEIFLHSTSEVYGKTLTPKDAAKITRAVENQAYVVSANTAGIIDSPIPQASVDGGSKIIDHRGIVVAETATGESMAAFAEIDLAALRRDRHRPGLNNLLSRQRFELYAQSYQQSHFYPPNTMLQGEIDRKHFIQTQQATIERLAKLGVI comes from the coding sequence ATGACAGCCAACACTGATAATTTAGAATCATTTCGTGCCTTGGCACTGCAAGTTACATGTCATGCGGTGAATCAAGCGAGCGATCGCCAAACAGCTCGTGCTTTAATACTGAAGTCTATCAATCGCTTGGCGTCACAAATTGCTGCCAGTATTGCTTTTATTGGCTCTGACTGTCGTTTAATTGTGTTGCCAGAATATTTCCTTACAGGCTTCCCGTTGGGGGAATCTTTGGCGGTGTGGGCAGAAAAAGCCTGTCTAGAAATAGACGGTGCTGAGTATGAAGCTCTCAGTAAAATTACCCAAAAACATCGAATATTTTTAGCTGGCAATGCCTACGAACTCGACCCCAATTTTCCAGGATTATACTTTCAAACCTGCTTTGTCATTGACCCTTCCGGCTCAGTCGTTTTACGATATCGGCGGCTGAATTCCATGTTTGCCCCCACACCCCATGATGTTTGGGATAAATATCTTGACTGTTATGGGTTAGAGGGGGTTTTCCCTGTGGCGAAGACGGTGATTGGGAATTTGGCAGCTTTAGCTTCAGAAGAAATTTTATATCCAGAAGTGGCGAGGTGTTTGGCGATGCGCGGAGCAGAAATTTTCTTGCACTCCACCTCAGAAGTGTATGGCAAGACTCTCACACCCAAAGACGCAGCTAAAATCACTCGCGCTGTCGAAAACCAAGCTTACGTGGTTTCTGCCAATACAGCCGGCATAATTGATAGCCCCATCCCCCAAGCTTCCGTTGATGGTGGTTCTAAAATCATTGATCATCGAGGAATAGTAGTAGCTGAGACAGCTACAGGCGAGAGTATGGCAGCTTTTGCAGAAATTGACCTAGCCGCTTTACGACGCGATCGCCACAGACCAGGGTTAAATAATTTACTTTCACGCCAGCGGTTTGAGCTATACGCCCAAAGTTATCAACAGTCCCATTTTTACCCACCAAATACTATGCTTCAGGGAGAAATAGACCGCAAGCACTTTATCCAAACACAGCAAGCAACCATTGAGCGTTTAGCCAAACTGGGGGTGATTTGA